From Cinclus cinclus chromosome 2, bCinCin1.1, whole genome shotgun sequence, one genomic window encodes:
- the AKAP11 gene encoding A-kinase anchor protein 11, producing the protein MKSRISVEKSFGESILHSMKSLLHSRKELCNVSAEECLHREDRENFIEITFIGFAGEMGIAHLQELSAVSVELPDVLKSLQLCKLKENEAVFLKDLKKTLAKPYNQLPEVFCVMRLSPSFPRIKVDYIFTLLSKYTTGIRYAVEINSSQKHQKEKTHGEDDDTNQSVSSIEDDFVTAFEHLDEDEPSKILSAGTCSFTSQNHRDAASQTIPAQCLEAVDSKILVGSAHQKASARSSTLIDILGLKELTSVKNSVTTSISDPWIQRSFYKPYNPSDQGVNFLRKTLFSSSPAESSESDCSSPSPIIFLDEEGYQKSLKAKLQLPKIPVVKDGIEDSDSEVSEFFDSFDQFDELEQALENTCKVIRDPILGNPAQKRRTAHEKLCSASITMNPQKFKFDRPTLPANVKKPTPRKPESLYSSIFEVPDSPRPVKTTGEENGGFFSPIRTSAFSPLGSCGSSECLCRINLGGDGTSQSHCDAAYNSYSAYADSVSCEILGSVFFSESSSEQRCAGNDSKHKRVTSKEKKRQAADLKMKTCKEPEKQAKSKHKSLMIRDSIQKFATELVEKSFGSAFKDLQKGVSSCTNALCHLAARLTSSVFQMAFYEIGRRRAISLKERAINGIANFLVSEAITGALKELRQVKKQIFTNTVARFAADLAEELVFEGIMEVCQFSYPSSPTTQPSSFDYENKVVRSYARDLSESVIQEAFIELSQVDVTFTTQAAISVSMDNIKYVSAESMLESTQTSTVSPNFNDKVALKLIQDSKKEYTVQKALFCTSGVVSSIPVPLAGRALCQQQVSSDAYKAKVSTVPNADDRMEVFKDSTHPFFTSRTREEEVASFRNIYLTSDHSQSTESTPSLFCNQNDTKLTNNRSGMSNKSELTSGSKGINTFSGTMVDMIVNEAYETITSSRVTKAVEEYSDFLTRKVIDEKPYVPGTGEDSSKSMFADHLAKYVIKQSVEESKTVLCNTGENLTCSVSSQTYRDTSWKEQCVIKKQEAEKQSNVSKIVEQQLPLNNPCKFLTPTHSVQCVLESKDCWQEQKGNKSKSPLSCSTVTFARHVLEDCSDTGNCSTTCLNKPSKKSDTQKLTAGALNYRQTDCFLHANSFSSEMFGSEGTLHMEEKSSLKHGNTCLLPNTPPPTPLVPCQSSSERNLRKLSKKLKGELAKEFAPATPPSTPYNPSITDSSETEHDSLENEEFMLKLMRSLSEEVESSEDEDHSGMPVEKEEHSAKTIQYADCLASHIISVATEMAASHLGGKTSEREAGRLAQFGMQKKRCGYTAFVNIPEETCNSLWNYAGDMAGKVINEAKKVVKSRHCKLLRLKRVNCQVDCFYVRRGDKDGSSKEWCGPAQDQWMRERDSSGLSLPQGSGTTGLTSKYPSCESVTDEYADHVIRVLRRQGGNAELLVDQYASRLAYRSIKSGLQQAARKAKFRCSRKTFPGQSAQVNGKLELIKAGNKDAVQQVKSSLHHCEDRTLERSVCTQRMECTELLHFSESLAHSITYDVRKKLKMPGTCLPKSLTDSCLYKKTEFDEVTGDLIKTRFSRTLLPFSPDHKLYHSTGNINENGYSEGIIQAIEQYARKVADDTLEMSLESAALHVSENRRNGDKLSYTEKLSPFSGTVYRCCSMKEHRYCTESMSHHLPAQESCIPVRHFLHSGLGGACQNSRVFQLDIPKIHVDVEQRTVFSDKGATGAVEKAERELNHTSLTADSGIGQDGVSFAESLTTEIMTSAMTNTGQAVTISSVGREGFHSVESVVSQQMSLSIGDDSTGSWSNLSFEDEHPDENSSFLHLSDSNGNSSSWSSLGLEGDVYEENLSFPTSDSDGTEDKDEDSKDAEEGLEQIRKTLSIMNIDLEPNLVDLQLRAALQWLAASEAEVSDLHFPDTAAREFVFLSRRLRERDWKVGDLLQAVLKYCEMIETASDGEHAPSKSLVGWLLENV; encoded by the exons aGTTTTGGTGAAAGTATCCTGCACTCTATGAAGTCACTGCTACACAGCAGGAAAGAGTTATGCAATGTATCTGCAGAGGAATGCTTACATCGGGAAGACCGAGAAAATTTTATTGAG ATTACATTTATAGGTTTTGCAGGAGAGATGGGTATTGCTCACTTGCAG gAGTTGTCAGCTGTTTCTGTAGAGCTTCCAGATGTTCTGAAATCGCTCCAGTTGTgcaaactaaaagaaaatgaggctgTATTTCTAAAAGACTTAAAGAAAACCTTGGCAAAACCTTAT AATCAGCTTCCTGAAGTGTTTTGTGTGATGAGGCTGTCTCCATCATTCCCAAGGATCAAAGTTGATTATATATTTACCTTGCTAAGCAAGTATACCACAGGCATAAGATATGCAGTGGAAATAAACTCTTCACAAAAGCatcaaaaagagaaaacccaTGGTGAAGATGATGACACCAATCAGTCAGTTTCTTCAATTGAGGATGATTTTGTCACTGCTTTTGAACACTTAGATGAAGATGAACCTTCAAAGATACTAAGTGCTG gtACATGCAGCTTTACTTCTCAAAACCATCGAGATGCTGCTTCACAGACCATCCCTGCTCAATGTTTAGAAGCTGTTGACTCAAAGATTCTTGTGGGTTCTGCACATCAGAAAGCATCTGCCAGATCTTCTACTTTGATTGATATTTTGGGACTTAAGGAGCTGACCTCAGTAAAGAATTCAGTTACAACCTCAATTTCTGATCCTTGGATACAAAGGAGTTTCTACAAGCCATATAATCCTTCTGATCAAGGTGTTAATTTTTTACGTAAAacattgttttcttcctctccagctGAATCCTCTGAGTCAGATTGCTCCAGTCCAAGCCCCATCATCTTCTTAGACGAAGAAGGGTATCAAAAAAGCTTGAAAGCAAAACTTCAGCTGCCAAAAATTCCAGTAGTAAAAGATGGTATAGAGGATTCAGACTCAGAAGTAAGTGAATTTTTTGATAGCTTTGATCAATTTGATGAGCTGGAGCAAGCGTTGGAAAACACTTGTAAAGTTATTAGGGATCCTATCCTAGGGAATCCTGCCCAGAAAAGGAGGACTGCACATGAAAAATTGTGTTCTGCAAGCATTACAATGAATCCTCAGAAATTCAAGTTTGATCGTCCCACTCTCCCAGCCAATGTTAAGAAACCAACTCCTCGTAAGCCAGAATCACTGTACAGCAGCATCTTTGAGGTCCCGGATTCCCCTCGCCCGGTTAAAACAACAGGAGAAGAGAACGGAGGCTTCTTCAGCCCCATTAGAACATCGGCCTTCAGCCCCTTAGGGAGCTGCGGTTCTTCTGAATGTTTATGTCGAATTAATCTTGGTGGAGATGGGACAAGTCAAAGTCACTGTGATGCAGCTTATAACAGTTACTCAGCATATGCTGACAGTGTTTCATGTGAAATACTaggttctgtttttttttctgagtcctCATCTGAACAAAGGTGTGCAGGGAATGATTCAAAGCACAAAAGGGTTACTTCAAAAGAGAAGAAGAGGCAAGCTGCAGATCTCAAAATGAAAACTTGTAAGGAACCAGAGAAGCAAGCAAAATCTAAACATAAGTCACTAATGATAAGAGATAGTATTCAGAAATTTGCAACTGAATTGGTTGAAAAAAGTTTTGGCAGTGCATTTAAAGACCTCCAAAAAGGTGTTTCTTCATGCACGAATGCACTTTGCCATTTGGCTGCTAGGTTGACTTCTTCAGTCTTTCAAATGGCTTTTTATGAGATTGGAAGACGTAGAGCAATCTCGCTGAAGGAGCGTGCCATTAATGGCATAGCAAACTTTTTGGTGAGTGAAGCTATAACTGGTGCTTTGAAAGAATTGCGTCAGgtaaagaaacaaatatttaccAACACTGTTGCACGGTTCGCAGCAGACCTCGCTGAAGAACTCGTGTTTGAAGGAATCATGGAAGTATGCCAGTTTTCATATCCATCATCACCTACTACACAGCCCTCATCATTTGATTATGAAAACAAAGTGGTAAGATCCTATGCCCGAGATTTGTCTGAATCTGTCATTCAGGAGGCATTTATTGAACTATCTCAGGTTGATGTGACCTTCACAACACAAGCAGCCATTAGTGTTTCCATGGACAATATCAAATATGTAAGTGCAGAAAGTATGTTAGAGTCAACACAGACTTCCACAGTTTCTCCTAATTTTAATGATAAGGTAGCACTAAAGCTGATCCAAGACTCCAAGAAGGAATATACAGTACAAAAAGCTCTATTTTGTACCTCTGGTGTCGTGAGTTCAATACCTGTGCCCTTAGCTGGAAGAGCTCTTTGTCAGCAGCAGGTTTCCTCTGATGCTTACAAAGCGAAAGTATCCACTGTTCCAAATGCTGATGACCGTATGGAAGTATTCAAAGACTCCACTCATCCATTTTTCACAAGCAGAACGAGAGAGGAGGAAGTTGcttctttcagaaatatttatctAACTTCGGATCACAGTCAAAGTACTGAAAGTACTCCATCACTCTTTTGTAACCAGAATGATACCAAACTAACAAATAACAGATCTGGAATGAGCAATAAGTCAGAATTAACAAGTGGGTCAAAAGGCATTAATACTTTCTCTGGAACTATGGTAGATATGATAGTAAATGAAGCTTATGAAACCATAACCTCATCTCGAGTAACAAAAGCAGTAGAAGAGTATTCAGATTTTTTAACAAGAAAAGTAATAGATGAAAAACCTTACGTGCCAGGAACTGGTGAAGACTCCTCCAAGAGCATGTTTGCAGATCATTTGGCCAAGTATGTCATAAAGCAGTCTGTGGAAGAAAGTAAAACTGTGTTATGCAACACCGGTGAGAATTTAACATGTAGTGTGAGCTCACAGACCTATAGGGATACCAGTTGGAAAGAACAGTGTGTGATAAAGAAGCAAGAGGCTGAGAAACAAAGTAATGTTTCTAAAATTGTGGAACAACAGTTGCCTTTGAATAATCCATGTAAATTTCTTACTCCAACTCATTCTGTTCAGTGTGTTTTAGAATCTAAAGACTGTTGGCaggaacaaaaaggaaacaagtcAAAATCACCACTGTCTTGTTCCACTGTGACTTTTGCTAGGCATGTTCTAGAGGACTGTTCTGACACAGGAAACTGTTCAACAACGTGCTTAAACAAGCCTTCCAAAAAAAGTGATACCCAGAAATTAACAGCAGGAGCTCTGAATTACAGGCAGACTGATTGTTTTCTGCATGCAAATAGCTTTTCTTCAGAGATGTTTGGCAGTGAAGGTACTTTGCacatggaagaaaaatcaaGCCTGAAACATGGAAATACCTGCTTACTGCCCAATACACCCCCACCAACTCCTCTAGTACCATGTCAAAGTAGTTCTGAAAGGAACCTAAGAAAACTGTCCAAGAAACTCAAGGGAGAATTAGCAAAAGAATTTGCACCTGCAACACCACCTTCTACACCCTACAATCCATCCATTACTGATTCATCTGAAACTGAGCACGACTCTTTGGAAAATGAGGAATTTATGCTGAAACTCATGCGGTCACTTTCTGAAGAAGTGGAAAGTAGTGAAGATGAAGATCATTCTGGAATGCCTGTTGAGAAAGAGGAGCATTCAGCAAAAACAATTCAGTATGCAGATTGCCTAGCTAGCCACATAATTTCAGTAGCGACTGAAATGGCTGCTTCCCATTTAGGTGGAAAAACAAGTGAAAGAGAAGCTGGTAGGCTGGCTCAGTTTGGGATGCAAAAGAAAAGATGTGGATATACTGCATTTGTAAATATCCCAGAAGAGACATGTAATTCCTTGTGGAATTATGCAGGTGATATGGCAGGAAAAGTCATCAATGAGGCCAAGAAAGTAGTAAAATCAAGGCATTGCAAGCTGTTGAGGTTGAAGCGGGTCAACTGCCAGGTGGATTGCTTTTACGTGCGAAGAGGCGATAAAGATGGTAGTTCAAAAGAATGGTGTGGCCCAGCACAGGACCAGTGGATGAGGGAGAGAGATTCATCTGGGCTTTCTTTACCACAAGGGTCAGGCACGACAGGGTTGACTTCCAAGTACCCGAGCTGTGAAAGTGTGACTGACGAGTACGCAGATCATGTTATCCGGGTTCTGAGAAGACAAGGAGGTAATGCTGAGCTGTTGGTGGATCAGTACGCCAGCAGACTTGCTTACAGGTCTATCAAGTCAGGCTTGCAGCAAGCTGCTAGAAAAGCCAAATTCAGATGCAGCAGAAAGACATTTCCTGGGCAAAGTGCACAGGTAAATGGTAAGCTGGAGCTGATCAAAGCAGGGAATAAAGATGCAGTACAGCAAGTGAAGAGCAGCCTTCATCACTGTGAAGATCGAACGTTGGAGAGGAGTGTCTGCACGCAGAGAATGGAATGTACAGAGTTGTTACATTTTTCTGAATCCCTTGCTCACAGTATCACTTATGATGTCAGGAAGAAGCTGAAAATGCCGGGAACTTGTTTGCCAAAGTCTCTAACAGATTCTTGTCTATATAAAAAGACTGAATTTGATGAAGTCACAGGGGATCTCATTAAAACAAGGTTTTCTAGAAcacttcttcctttctccccagATCATAAACTCTATCATAGTACAGGTAATATAAATGAGAATGGCTACAGTGAAGGCATCATTCAAGCTATAGAACAATATGCTAGGAAAGTAGCAGATGATACTCTAGAAATGAGTTTAGAGTCAGCTGCTCTCCATGTgtctgaaaacagaagaaatgggGATAAGCTCTCGTATACTGAGAAACTGTCTCCTTTTTCTGGAACTGTCTATAGATGCTGCAGTATGAAGGAACATCGGTACTGTACAGAGAGCATGTCCCATCATCTGCCTGCACAAGAATCCTGCATTCCAGTGAGGCATTTTCTTCATTCTGGATTGGGTGGTGCCTGTCAAAATTCAAGAGTGTTTCAGCTCGATATTCCCAAAATTCATGTTGATGTAGAACAGAGGACAGTATTTTCTGACAAGGGCGCTACTGGGGCCgtagagaaagcagaaagagaGCTGAATCACACAAGTCTGACAGCTGACAGTGGTATTGGACAAGATGGAGTCAGTTTTGCTGAAAGCCTTACTACTGAAATAATGACATCAGCTATGACTAATACTGGTCAGGCAGTTACCATAAG CTCTGTTGGAAGAGAAGGATTTCACTCTGTTGAATCTGTTGTTAGCCAGCAGATGAGTCTTAGTATTGGTGATGATAGCACTGGAAGTTGGTCCAATCTAAGTTTTGAAGATGAACATCCTGATGAGAACAGCAGTTTTCTTCACCTAAGTGACAG TAATGGTAACAGCAGTAGCTGGAGCAGTCTTGGTTTAGAAGGGGATGTGTATGAGGAGAATTTATCCTTTCCAACATCAGACAG TGATGGTACAGAGGATAAAGATGAAGATTCCAAGGATGCTGAAGAAG GTTTGGAGCAAATACGAAAGACTTTATCAATAATGAATATTGATCTGGAACCAAATCTAGTGGacctgcagctcagagcagcactcCAGTGGCTGGCAGCTTCTGAAGCAGAGGTGTCTGACCTTCACTTTCCTGACACTGCTGCAAGGGAATTTGTCTTT CTTTCCAGAAGACTGAGAGAAAGGGACTGGAAGGTTGGAGATCTCTTGCAAGCAGTGTTGAAATATTGTGAAATGATAGAGACGGCATCTGATGGAGAGCACGCTCCAAGTAAATCTTTGGTCGGTTGGCTTCtggaaaatgtctga